acgaccggacgacgaagacaCAAGCTTTTCTTCTCCCAAAAGTTTCAAAAATACTTGGTGTGTGTGCAAGGTGTATCTCGGCTGAATGGAGGCTGAATTGGAATGATAAAAGACCTaggtttagttatttataatttaattaacaagttaaatgggctttgattttgggcttgcaagtttAAGGGTAATTGAGccttatttaaattaataaattgggcccaataacacttaattagttaaataataaaagtttataaaataaatttccataaaataatttttttgatcttttaaaactccttgtttactcaaaaccggcttcccgagaaaatcgagctcgactcgtaaaataattcgaactccaacatttgtaggaaaattaaatcatattaggaagtcttgccattatttaatgaaaaataaatattattgtcttggtcgtccccggtctccttttccctgcctattatcgaatattcgggtaaaatccttaatttcatgtaaacatgtcatattatcatttaatcatgcatttaatcatataataaatatcaagttagcatttaaaatcaattaaataaaacaattaaaatattaaaacaatTTTACATGCATATGGTTTATGttggttggtttttcggacgttacaatatGGTCTCCTTCACAACATAAGATTACGAAACTCATAaaaagtgtaccgtatattctaaacaagaTTCCTAGTCAAATctgccgcctaaaataaggatacaTGTCACTTGAGCTTTAGACTAGAATATGTTATGTAAACATCGTATTTAATTGGAAAAaacatggagatgtccatttaTACATatgagtgatcatatgatgatgcactaaaCAACCCTCCCTCTGACTGTCCAAGTGATTATCTCTTATCGAGTAGAATAATCTGTGTTTATatttgtacaccattagtcctttgaccagGGACATTGTAGAAgctctacgtactagcatgcactttgatacGTTTACCGATTCCattgagagtcatcaggtggcgaggttttGTATATTTCTGAAATACGTTAGAGCCAATATATATGCATTTTAAAAGGTGTTTCATTAGTTGCACATACCGTGTCActgttattactcaaagatatatcAAATCGTTGTcgaattcatttgcaactctcGATGTACCAATGATTGCAAATTCGATccggatatatgagttgaagggaccgtactatacgctaacAATAACTTAACACTacaataaaaatgaattttcgTAGCATGCAAATTCCCTATCCGTGgcgcacattgcacgctgcacAACTGCAGGCTGTTGAAAGTTCAGGCCATCTCCAATCCATAAATCTATTTTGGTGTAGTTTCTGCAccaaaatagtgcagtttctacaccaaatataacattcatctccaactcatttacttcaaatcttacaataaaaaatatatttctaaaatattctcaaaatatttttttaatttgattaatttaattattttaaatatattgttgaatatattattatttaaaaatatctaattattaaaataatatttataatttttaatattaatatttataattttaaaaaaaacaataaaaattaaaaaaaatagagctCTGCGCCAAATTTGGGGAAATGGAGCTGCGCTATTTTAAAATAGCGCAGACGCCATTTTGGTGCAAGGGTTGGAGATACCCTCAAGATTATTCGCAGCGTACGCATGTGCGCCGCGGAAAATGTTATCCGCGACGTGAACTtgcacgccgttaataataCTATCCGCGGCGTGCACATGCGCGTTGCGGATACTGTCATCCACAGCGTACATGCGCACGTCATTAATACTGTTATCCGCTGCGTACATGTGCACGCCGTTAATACTAGTATCCGCGGCGTGCACATGAGCATGTTGTTAATACTATCATCCCGCGGCGCGCACATGCCCGCCGCGGATACTATTATCGATAGCGCACGCACGCACGCCGCGGATACTATTATCAATAGCACGCACACGCACGTTGATGATAAAATTATCTGCAGTGTGCATTCATATCCGCAACATGCAAACAAATTCTGCATCATTCGTTTGCAAACAGATAGAATCAAATtcgttaaaaaaaatcaatcgaATGGACAAAAACAAAGGATAAACCAAAATTTTGCAAAAATATTAGTGCAACTTTAAGTTTAATTAATGCAAAATTGAAAAAAGTCATTGTTTTTCAGTATATCAAAACAGAAAATCTGAAAATCCGAAGAAAGATACGGAATCTGTAACAACTAGCTGATACATATATAACAATGATTAAACTTTCAATACACGCAAATCAATAGAATATTTATCAATCACACAATACTATAAATTTACATAACCATGCTACCGTGCTTCCTATCGTGTCCTCGAGAAACTGCATTTCATCATTTTGTCGAATTAGGTCCACCTTCTCCACCAAAACCTTATCAACCCAAACTTTCCAACAAGATCTACCAAGAACAATGTGATGCACTTTTGTGTTTGGATTTGTGGATGCGATTCGGCCTTCTGCAACAACTAATTCATCAGCACACCAATGAAGCAGCTTACATTTATTATTAGCACGGATATCTCCAAGATTCACATTCCTCAAATTTGACTGTAAATAAACAATGAAAAGTTATTGATTCAACCATGTCTATTTTCGTAACAATTTTGCggtttaaaaatacataatttaaagaTAATTACCTGAGAAACATGATCAAAATTACCATTTTTCTTGGCACCAATATCGATATCACCATTACTACCAACTTCATTCCCAATACCGCTACCAATGCCACTACTAGCAACCTAATTTTACAATCAAATCGTGTCAAGCAATGTAATCATACTAACTCAAAAGCATTTAAGTGTGTATATATAccaaacatatttttaatatgttgTCTATTTACTAACATGTTCTTGCTGATTTTGTTGATTCATACTTTGTAAAAATATGGACCTCATTTCTTGCATTTCTAGCTGATTTTGTTGCATTTGTTGTTGAAGGCTTTGTACCATAGTTAGAAGTTGTTGAACAGTTCCATTTTGTTTCACAGAAGCTCCAACTTTCGAGGGTGTAACTCCGAAGCCCATTCCGCGCACTCTACCCCGAGCTTCCTTCCCAAACACAAGGCTTATTGCATCATCAACAATGTTAGTTGTGTTTTGAGATTCAGGTGGACATTCTTGTATTTCtttctgcaaaaaaaaaaaattatgagcaAATGCGATAAAACCGAGAAGGGGAAATTgtgtttaatattttaaaaataaaatatttattttattacaatTTTCTCTACAACAGCTTGAGTACTAGACTCCCCATTTTTTTTCTTGCGACCTTCAATCCAAACTTGCGATCTCGTAATTTTTGTATTTGTCGGGCTTCTCTTTTCCTTTAATatagaaatatataaaaaaatcgtTAGAACATAATTCAAGATGTATATATCATTACTAATTACATAaactataaaataattaaaaaaattacaataataTGAGTCAAACGAGCATAACCTCTCCGGCTTATTGTGTGAATGTGATCTTGTTTTTTCCTCATCGCTTTAAATCTTTCACTCTTTTCCTGAGATTAGTTAAAATCGCATAATCAAACTGTGCAAAAGATTAAAACTTAGTAGTCTCTTGACCCAACCAAAGCAACGCATCCAAAATATGAGGATTCAAGGAAATTCAATATATTATAGCTCATTTTGGCATACATTTATTACTCAATGCTTATAAATATTACACGACATATAAAGTATACACTTATGCATTCATGATGATAATTACCGCATCTCCAGAACTGAACCTAGAAACTTAGAGACACTAGCGGCCTTGGATATATCAGCTCTGCTTTGTTTGACTCTTGTTTTGGCCGAAGCTATAAATCATCGAAAGGATTTCAGAAAAAGTGGAGCAAAGTTCTGTGATACTGGAGCCATAAACCAAATCTTACAGACCAATGGTGGATCCGCGCGCGAAATCTTTCTATTAGGAGCTATAAACCGAATCTACAGACAAACTAAGCAAGTTATATGATTGACTCATTGGTCGGTCGGGTTTTAGACTTACAAACTACAGGGTTCATAGGAGTTCGAACTTCCATGCCAACCGACTATTGGATAGGGCCCGTAGAACTGGGACGTGGAGTAGTTGGCCTGTTGATCCGGTTATGGTTCCAGGCCGTACCCCATTTGAAGTTAAACAGGTGTCTAAGCAATATAGAAAGTAGTTCTTAATTAAtcaatgaaaatattattatgtTACCACTTCACTAGCCTAACAAAATATACCAACGCCATTAATTTTTCCTTTCACTAACCTAACAAAATATCCAATCTACCAAAGAGGAGTAATGAAGACATCATGATGATAAACAAATAACCTCtcgtgcccaaattcagtacacgtataacccatgcatttatttaattagtaaatcatttaattaattttaaaatgagttttaagccatgcatgatttaattgaatgcattattttaaattatttatgtttaggtgatgcacgttaaaatgtttttcgagtttcatgtttcaggcgttcATTCGaagcgggattgaggaaaagacccgGTGACGATTTCTGGCAAtttaaaaatgtggtattttattttaagttatggatgagcattttaaataaagttatttagcttagcattttaaagcctaatttacgtATGTAgtggtttaaaattttaaaacttttaaaattagccttttggtgtgtgttattttaaattaagagtttgtttaaaatttagtgTGTTTTATTCCAATTAggggattatatttaaaaagggTGTAGATATAgtattctatttaatttgttaatcgAGTAACATTTTAACTAGCATTTAAATTAGCATTTTATtagtatgttaattatttaattaagccaaATTTTAATCCCCTAATCTAGCCAAATACACACACTGCACgtaaaaacacacaacacacacacacttttatttttcagattttttaaagaaagaaaactagggttcttgaaGGAGAAAGCTGCCGCCCCCTTCTCCAATAATTTTCCAGCGAGTTTCGTGTATTTTGTGGCAAGAAAATCGTTGcacaatcgtcccggatcaacctcgcttctatctccgcttcggtgACGTCGTTcggtatttatatatatcaaaaggcacgtatattctgttcttgatgcatcgatcatgtcatattatgcgtgcgTTGTTATTTATACGTAAAACCATGTGTGCgacgtgtagaagtttgagcaattgtgttgggatcacttttgaaaccattttaggaatcaaaaatcacgttttactgttctggttgaaactgcgaattttcagtcgagattttgagaaaactttcaactagaaaattgtagaactttttggtgccttcgatttgatataaaattcgagatttttgggtgaaaattgagtgagttatggcatttttcgtgggactgctcaaactgcgacttttacgaaaattgtgttcttgaagtttctatgttgcaggcttcgttggggatcgacgggcgatcgttgctgcgtttaggtaaGGTTAGCATGTTGTTAAGATGATTATTGCggtttcgtttcgtgtcgttaggcacttgagaGATTGAATGGGCGCATAAATCGTGTTGTTGTCAAAAGTCGCACTCACGGGTTTATTGGGTTGCTTGTGACATGTGGGTGTTTTTGGGCAATAGTATAGGCTTGATTCAAGGACATAGTAGCCTAAGATGGTCTCGTGGTGTCGATTCTTAGCCCGGGTAAGCGAGTCTAGAGTGTATAGCATAACATGTACAGAAACCTTCGTAAGTTCGCGATCAcagcaggtacacggaccctcacACGGACccaagcacggggtccgtgcattTGTTCTTTCCAAAGTGTCAGTTTACCGAGTCTACACCGACCTTttgacggaccctgacacggggccCGTTCCCCTTCCTTTCTGCCCGACACATTTTGTAGAGTCTACacagacccctacacggaccaaagcacggggtccgtgtctccCCTTTTTCTGCACACGCATTTTACAGtatctacacggacccagagccggacctgggcacggggtccgtgtacttcatattttggaaaaaaaaaattatggtatGCTTTTAGGTTTGAGGTCAaggtttagtacaatgatttacaaggtcgagtcatgggaactttagaacgtcctaaggaattgatTGAACTCGTAAGGGAGCATGATTacttacgtctaagttatgcgaGTTAAGCATGTTAAATCATGGTCAGTATGTGCAGCAAGGGCCCCGATCGAGGCCCAACGAACCCcacaacaccaagtaagtatgtgtgacgtgcaagtaaatattttaagtttttgaggtatgctaaatgtcttttgACGAAATTAtgtttaggattggaaagcgttaaattatgaacgtggaccaatccgcccgttaaattatgaacgggttagatcgaggttggaaagcgttaaattatgaacggggaccaaccagcccgttaaattatgaacggggatctcatgtatgtggtagtggatacatccctgtcagcccagtact
The Primulina tabacum isolate GXHZ01 chromosome 9, ASM2559414v2, whole genome shotgun sequence DNA segment above includes these coding regions:
- the LOC142504614 gene encoding uncharacterized protein LOC142504614, translating into MRKKQDHIHTISRRGYARLTHIIEKRSPTNTKITRSQVWIEGRKKKNGESSTQAVVEKIKEIQECPPESQNTTNIVDDAISLVFGKEARGRVRGMGFGVTPSKVGASVKQNGTVQQLLTMVQSLQQQMQQNQLEMQEMRSIFLQSMNQQNQQEHVASSGIGSGIGNEVGSNGDIDIGAKKNGNFDHVSQSNLRNVNLGDIRANNKCKLLHWCADELVVAEGRIASTNPNTKVHHIVLGRSCWKVWVDKVLVEKVDLIRQNDEMQFLEDTIGSTVAWLCKFIVLCD